A single region of the Sciurus carolinensis chromosome 14, mSciCar1.2, whole genome shotgun sequence genome encodes:
- the Hdhd3 gene encoding haloacid dehalogenase-like hydrolase domain-containing protein 3, translating to MAHRLHLRLLTWDVKDTLLRLRRPVGEEYATKAQAHGLKVEAATLGQAFRQVYRAQNHSFPNYGLSHGLTSRQWWLDVILQTFHLAGVQDAQAVAPIADQLYEDFRRPCTWQVLEGAETTLRGCRKRGLKLAAVSNFDRRLEDILVGLGLREHFDFVLTSEAAGWPKPDPRIFHEALRLAHMEPKVAAHIGDSYLCDYQGAQAVGMHSFLLVGPEPLDLAIRASVPEEHILPSLSHLLPALDRLEGSTPAL from the coding sequence ATGGCACACCGGCTGCATCTACGTCTCCTGACATGGGATGTGAAGGACACACTGCTCAGGCTTCGCCGTCCTGTAGGGGAGGAATATGCCACCAAGGCCCAGGCCCATGGGCTGAAGGTGGAGGCCGCAACCCTAGGCCAAGCCTTCAGGCAGGTGTACAGGGCTCAGAACCACAGCTTCCCTAACTACGGCCTGAGCCATGGCCTCACCTCCCGCCAGTGGTGGCTGGATGTGATCTTACAGACCTTCCACCTGGCAGGTGTCCAGGATGCCCAAGCTGTGGCCCCCATCGCTGACCAGCTGTATGAAGACTTCAGGCGCCCCTGCACCTGGCAGGTGTTAGAGGGGGCTGAGACCACCTTGCGAGGGTGCCGCAAGCGGGGTCTGAAGCTGGCAGCAGTCTCCAACTTTGACCGCCGCCTAGAGGATATCCTGGTGGGTCTTGGCCTGCGGGAACACTTTGACTTTGTGTTGACTTCTGAGGCTGCTGGCTGGCCCAAGCCAGACCCCCGCATTTTCCATGAGGCCTTGCGGCTTGCTCATATGGAACCAAAAGTAGCAGCCCACATTGGGGACAGTTACCTCTGTGATTACCAAGGGGCTCAGGCTGTAGGCATGCACAGCTTTCTGCTGGTTGGCCCAGAGCCACTGGACCTTGCCATCAGGGCTTCTGTACCTGAAGAACATATACTTCCATCACTGTCCCATCTCCTGCCTGCCCTTGACCGCCTGGAGGGCTCAACCCCTGCGCTGTGA
- the Bspry gene encoding B box and SPRY domain-containing protein isoform X2 produces the protein MSAEGAGPGLGLGLGSEPGPLCPEHGQDLSWFCGSERRPVCAACAGVGGRCQGHRICRAEERAEELRNKIVDQCERLQLQSAGISKYVAEVLPGKNQRAVSMASSARELVIQRLSLVRSLCESEEQRLLEQVHGEEERAHQSILTQRVHWAEALQKLDTIRNSLVDMLTHLDDLQLIKEQEIFERTEEAEGILDPQESEKLNFNEKCTWSPLLTQLWATAVLGSLSGMEEVRIEEKTVSPSLQLSEDRRTLTFSAKKSKAFADGPERFDHWPNALAATSFQEGLHAWMVNVQNSCAYKVGVASSQLPRKGSGSDCRLGHNAYSWVFSRYDQEFRFSHNGQHEPLGLLQCPAQLGVLLDLQAQELLFFEPASGTVLYSHRASFPRPLFPVFAVAHQTISIIH, from the exons ATGTCTGCGGAGGGCGCCGGGCCGGGACTGGGGCTCGGGCTGGGGTCCGAGCCCGGCCCGCTCTGCCCCGAGCACGGCCAGGATCTCAGCTGGTTCTGCGGCTCCGAGCGGCGCCCCGTGTGCGCCGCCTGCGCCGGGGTGGGCGGCCGCTGCCAGGGGCACCGCATCTGCCGAGCAGAGGAGCGCGCCGAGGAGCTGCGG AACAAGATTGTGGACCAGTGTGAGAGGCTGCAGTTACAGAGTGCTGGCATCTCCAAGTACGTGGCTGAGGTCCTGCCAGGGAAGAACCAGAGAGCAGTG AGCATGGCCAGTTCAGCAAGGGAACTGGTTATCCAGCGGCTGAGTCTGGTGAGAAGTCTGTGTGAGAGTGAGGAGCAGCGGTTACTGGAACAGGTGCATGGTGAAGAGGAGCGGGCCCACCAGAGCATCCTCACCCAGCGGGTCCACTGGGCTGAGGCTCTGCAGAAACTTGACACCATCCGCAACAGCCTGGTGGACATGCTCACCCACCTGGATGACCTCCAGTTGATT aaggagcaggagatttTCGAGAG GACCGAGGAAGCAGAGGGCATTTTGGATCCCCaggaatcagaaaaattaaactttaacgAGAAGTGCACTTGGAGCCCACTACTGACCCAGCTCTGGGCGACAGCGGTTCTTGGGTCTCTCTCAG GCATGGAGGAAGTCCGCATTGAGGAGAAGACTGTCAGCCCCTCCCTGCAGTTGTCAGAGGATCGAAGGACCCTGACCTTCAGTGCCAAGAAATCCAAGGCTTTTGCAGATGGCCCAGAGCGCTTTGACCACTGGCCCAATGCCCTGGCTGCCACCTCCTTCCAGGAGGGGCTCCACGCCTGGATGGTGAATGTTCAGAACAGTTGTGCCTATAAAGTGGGCGTGGCCTCAAGCCAGCTGCCCCGCAAGGGTTCGGGAAGTGACTGCCGCCTGGGCCACAACGCCTACTCCTGGGTCTTCTCCCGCTACGATCAGGAGTTCCGCTTCTCGCACAACGGGCAGCACGAGCCCCTGGGGCTGCTGCAGTGCCCCGCGCAGCTGGGCGTGCTGCTGGACCTGCAGGCGCAGGAGCTGCTGTTCTTCGAGCCGGCCTCGGGCACCGTGCTCTACTCTCACCGCGCATCCTTCCCTCGGCCCCTCTTCCCAGTCTTCGCTGTGGCCCACCAGACCATTTCCATCATCCACTGA
- the Bspry gene encoding B box and SPRY domain-containing protein isoform X1, which yields MSAEGAGPGLGLGLGSEPGPLCPEHGQDLSWFCGSERRPVCAACAGVGGRCQGHRICRAEERAEELRNKIVDQCERLQLQSAGISKYVAEVLPGKNQRAVSMASSARELVIQRLSLVRSLCESEEQRLLEQVHGEEERAHQSILTQRVHWAEALQKLDTIRNSLVDMLTHLDDLQLIQKEQEIFERTEEAEGILDPQESEKLNFNEKCTWSPLLTQLWATAVLGSLSGMEEVRIEEKTVSPSLQLSEDRRTLTFSAKKSKAFADGPERFDHWPNALAATSFQEGLHAWMVNVQNSCAYKVGVASSQLPRKGSGSDCRLGHNAYSWVFSRYDQEFRFSHNGQHEPLGLLQCPAQLGVLLDLQAQELLFFEPASGTVLYSHRASFPRPLFPVFAVAHQTISIIH from the exons ATGTCTGCGGAGGGCGCCGGGCCGGGACTGGGGCTCGGGCTGGGGTCCGAGCCCGGCCCGCTCTGCCCCGAGCACGGCCAGGATCTCAGCTGGTTCTGCGGCTCCGAGCGGCGCCCCGTGTGCGCCGCCTGCGCCGGGGTGGGCGGCCGCTGCCAGGGGCACCGCATCTGCCGAGCAGAGGAGCGCGCCGAGGAGCTGCGG AACAAGATTGTGGACCAGTGTGAGAGGCTGCAGTTACAGAGTGCTGGCATCTCCAAGTACGTGGCTGAGGTCCTGCCAGGGAAGAACCAGAGAGCAGTG AGCATGGCCAGTTCAGCAAGGGAACTGGTTATCCAGCGGCTGAGTCTGGTGAGAAGTCTGTGTGAGAGTGAGGAGCAGCGGTTACTGGAACAGGTGCATGGTGAAGAGGAGCGGGCCCACCAGAGCATCCTCACCCAGCGGGTCCACTGGGCTGAGGCTCTGCAGAAACTTGACACCATCCGCAACAGCCTGGTGGACATGCTCACCCACCTGGATGACCTCCAGTTGATT cagaaggagcaggagatttTCGAGAG GACCGAGGAAGCAGAGGGCATTTTGGATCCCCaggaatcagaaaaattaaactttaacgAGAAGTGCACTTGGAGCCCACTACTGACCCAGCTCTGGGCGACAGCGGTTCTTGGGTCTCTCTCAG GCATGGAGGAAGTCCGCATTGAGGAGAAGACTGTCAGCCCCTCCCTGCAGTTGTCAGAGGATCGAAGGACCCTGACCTTCAGTGCCAAGAAATCCAAGGCTTTTGCAGATGGCCCAGAGCGCTTTGACCACTGGCCCAATGCCCTGGCTGCCACCTCCTTCCAGGAGGGGCTCCACGCCTGGATGGTGAATGTTCAGAACAGTTGTGCCTATAAAGTGGGCGTGGCCTCAAGCCAGCTGCCCCGCAAGGGTTCGGGAAGTGACTGCCGCCTGGGCCACAACGCCTACTCCTGGGTCTTCTCCCGCTACGATCAGGAGTTCCGCTTCTCGCACAACGGGCAGCACGAGCCCCTGGGGCTGCTGCAGTGCCCCGCGCAGCTGGGCGTGCTGCTGGACCTGCAGGCGCAGGAGCTGCTGTTCTTCGAGCCGGCCTCGGGCACCGTGCTCTACTCTCACCGCGCATCCTTCCCTCGGCCCCTCTTCCCAGTCTTCGCTGTGGCCCACCAGACCATTTCCATCATCCACTGA
- the Bspry gene encoding B box and SPRY domain-containing protein isoform X3 produces MSAEGAGPGLGLGLGSEPGPLCPEHGQDLSWFCGSERRPVCAACAGVGGRCQGHRICRAEERAEELRNKIVDQCERLQLQSAGISKYVAEVLPGKNQRAVSMASSARELVIQRLSLVRSLCESEEQRLLEQVHGEEERAHQSILTQRVHWAEALQKLDTIRNSLVDMLTHLDDLQLIQKEQEIFERTEEAEGILDPQESEKLNFNEKCTWSPLLTQLWATAVLGSLSAVLQIRALRLRERKWLSESQCQ; encoded by the exons ATGTCTGCGGAGGGCGCCGGGCCGGGACTGGGGCTCGGGCTGGGGTCCGAGCCCGGCCCGCTCTGCCCCGAGCACGGCCAGGATCTCAGCTGGTTCTGCGGCTCCGAGCGGCGCCCCGTGTGCGCCGCCTGCGCCGGGGTGGGCGGCCGCTGCCAGGGGCACCGCATCTGCCGAGCAGAGGAGCGCGCCGAGGAGCTGCGG AACAAGATTGTGGACCAGTGTGAGAGGCTGCAGTTACAGAGTGCTGGCATCTCCAAGTACGTGGCTGAGGTCCTGCCAGGGAAGAACCAGAGAGCAGTG AGCATGGCCAGTTCAGCAAGGGAACTGGTTATCCAGCGGCTGAGTCTGGTGAGAAGTCTGTGTGAGAGTGAGGAGCAGCGGTTACTGGAACAGGTGCATGGTGAAGAGGAGCGGGCCCACCAGAGCATCCTCACCCAGCGGGTCCACTGGGCTGAGGCTCTGCAGAAACTTGACACCATCCGCAACAGCCTGGTGGACATGCTCACCCACCTGGATGACCTCCAGTTGATT cagaaggagcaggagatttTCGAGAG GACCGAGGAAGCAGAGGGCATTTTGGATCCCCaggaatcagaaaaattaaactttaacgAGAAGTGCACTTGGAGCCCACTACTGACCCAGCTCTGGGCGACAGCGGTTCTTGGGTCTCTCTCAG CTGTTCTGCAGATAAGggcactgaggctcagagagagaaaatggctgTCTGAGTCTCAGTGCCAGTGA